A single region of the Pirellulales bacterium genome encodes:
- a CDS encoding amidinotransferase — MSIPRILMCPPDYFGIEYEINPWMSRERPSDHTLATRQWYDLRAMLASCGATIELLAPVPGLPDLVFTANAAMIYEDQAILSRFRHDERQREVPHNEVWFAEHGFRLREVPDDVYFEGAGDALFCSDSLFAGYRIRSDARGHQQIGTLLGCRVIPLELVDPYYYHLDTCFCPLAPGQAIYFPGAFDEYGRRALGELVDELIEVEESEARRFACNAVVVGRHVVTNIDCPRLHAALRLRGFTPLATPLDEFVKSGGSAKCLTLRLDGEEAAAWKHTTARSADSR, encoded by the coding sequence ATGTCGATTCCACGGATTCTGATGTGCCCTCCCGATTACTTCGGGATCGAGTACGAGATCAACCCCTGGATGAGCCGCGAGCGGCCGAGCGATCACACCCTCGCCACGCGCCAGTGGTACGACCTGCGTGCCATGCTCGCATCGTGCGGCGCCACGATCGAACTGCTCGCCCCCGTGCCGGGCCTGCCCGATCTCGTCTTTACCGCCAACGCGGCCATGATCTATGAGGATCAGGCCATCCTGTCGCGCTTCCGGCACGACGAGCGGCAACGCGAAGTGCCGCACAACGAAGTGTGGTTCGCCGAGCATGGATTTCGCCTGCGCGAGGTGCCCGACGACGTCTACTTCGAAGGCGCCGGCGACGCCCTCTTCTGTAGCGATAGCCTCTTTGCCGGCTATCGCATTCGCAGCGATGCACGGGGCCATCAGCAGATCGGCACGCTGTTGGGTTGCCGCGTGATCCCGCTCGAGCTGGTCGATCCCTACTACTATCACCTCGATACCTGCTTCTGCCCCCTTGCTCCGGGGCAGGCGATCTATTTCCCCGGCGCGTTCGACGAGTACGGCCGCCGGGCGCTGGGCGAGCTGGTCGACGAGTTGATCGAAGTCGAAGAGTCCGAAGCGCGACGTTTCGCCTGCAATGCCGTCGTCGTGGGGCGGCACGTGGTGACCAATATCGATTGTCCGCGGCTGCACGCCGCGCTGCGGCTGCGCGGTTTTACGCCTCTGGCGACGCCGCTCGACGAGTTCGTCAAGTCGGGCGGAAGCGCCAAGTGCCTCACGCTGCGTCTGGACGGCGAAGAGGCGGCTGCGTGGAAGCACACCACCGCGCGATCCGCCGATTCGCGGTAG
- a CDS encoding sugar phosphate isomerase/epimerase, producing MSDQPRVILSGFADETALQKTAVQQFAAMAALGLEYYSIRFIDAGNGIKNVMQLTKSEIHTVRHLEDEYELSVSSIGSPIGKVKLLDVDDGTSNAYIPFKKYLANEVSRVCEIAHAFETKLIRGFSFYHPRGTNPREHLPQVVDQLGQIAEACHRSDLTFGLEVEANLVGQNGELLAEIHRQVNHPAMELVFDGGNLACQGYGPAEVYQQYLLMKPGIGWMHVKDYHHPHPTNGKLGHVDEDAIKHFVPADQGDSAYQLILSDFREMLPALEKRLRRRGIPGVFLDLEPHLKGGGQFGGFSGPDGMGVALRGLCRVLDFARIDYHLCDFNDIRTARGF from the coding sequence ATGAGCGACCAGCCGAGGGTCATTCTTTCCGGTTTCGCCGACGAGACCGCGCTGCAGAAGACCGCCGTCCAACAGTTTGCCGCGATGGCCGCGCTGGGGCTCGAGTATTACAGCATCCGCTTCATCGACGCCGGCAACGGCATCAAGAACGTGATGCAGTTGACCAAGTCCGAGATCCACACGGTCCGCCATCTCGAAGACGAGTACGAGCTGAGCGTCTCTTCGATCGGCTCCCCCATCGGCAAGGTCAAGCTGCTCGACGTCGACGATGGTACCTCGAACGCGTACATCCCGTTCAAGAAGTATCTGGCCAACGAGGTGTCCCGCGTGTGCGAGATCGCGCATGCGTTCGAGACGAAGTTGATCCGCGGTTTCTCGTTCTACCATCCCCGCGGCACGAACCCGCGCGAGCACCTGCCGCAGGTGGTCGATCAGCTCGGCCAGATCGCCGAAGCCTGTCATCGCTCGGACCTGACGTTCGGCCTCGAGGTCGAGGCGAACCTGGTCGGTCAGAATGGCGAGCTGCTGGCCGAGATTCATCGCCAGGTGAACCATCCGGCGATGGAACTGGTGTTCGACGGGGGCAATCTCGCCTGCCAGGGCTATGGTCCGGCCGAGGTTTACCAGCAATACCTGCTGATGAAGCCGGGCATCGGCTGGATGCACGTGAAGGACTACCACCACCCGCACCCGACGAACGGCAAACTGGGGCACGTCGACGAGGACGCCATCAAGCACTTCGTACCGGCCGATCAGGGGGACAGCGCCTACCAGTTGATCCTGAGCGACTTCCGCGAGATGCTGCCGGCGCTCGAGAAGCGTCTGCGCCGCCGCGGCATCCCGGGCGTGTTTCTCGATTTGGAACCGCACCTCAAGGGGGGCGGCCAGTTCGGCGGCTTCAGCGGCCCCGACGGCATGGGCGTCGCCCTACGCGGACTCTGCCGCGTCCTCGACTTCGCACGCATCGATTATCATCTGTGCGACTTCAACGACATCCGTACCGCACGTGGGTTTTAA
- a CDS encoding TIGR00300 family protein — MNAHASLPLAGPRDATPDFVEEVELTGHIIDSFLLPKVLDLITAQGGSFRLKQIDVGQLRNDPSHALIEVQADNPRHLADILHVIADHGAVPTHAHDVRLVEADLDGCFPEGFYSTTNQKTYVRLAGDWIEVADQEMDCGIAVDAQRRAAWCVPMVEVRRGLHFVVGHGGIRVVPPARAHERQLFEFMGSAVSTEKPKGVAIREIAHELRRHRRPQGKILVVGGPAIVHTGSGGHLCQLIRHGYVDVLFAGNALATHDIEQAMFGTSLGVSLDRGESADRGHEHHLRAINRIRRAGGIREAVETGQLTSGIMHDCVRHGVDYLLAGSIRDDGPLPEVITDTLVAQREMRAKIRDVTFCLMIATTLHSIAVGNLLPAWVKVVCVDINPSTVIKLGDRGSFQTVGLVTDVEPFLRELLAELQLSTAPA, encoded by the coding sequence ATGAACGCGCATGCCAGCCTCCCCCTCGCCGGTCCGCGCGACGCGACGCCCGATTTCGTCGAAGAAGTCGAGCTCACTGGCCACATCATCGACAGCTTTCTGCTTCCCAAGGTACTCGATCTGATCACCGCGCAGGGCGGATCGTTCCGCCTGAAGCAGATCGACGTCGGCCAGTTGCGCAACGATCCGAGCCACGCGCTGATCGAAGTGCAGGCCGACAATCCGCGGCATCTGGCCGATATCCTGCACGTGATCGCCGATCACGGGGCGGTTCCCACGCATGCGCACGATGTGCGGCTGGTCGAGGCCGACCTCGACGGTTGCTTCCCCGAGGGCTTCTATAGCACCACCAACCAGAAGACCTACGTCCGTCTCGCGGGAGATTGGATCGAGGTGGCCGATCAGGAGATGGACTGCGGTATCGCCGTCGATGCCCAGCGCCGCGCCGCCTGGTGCGTGCCGATGGTCGAAGTGCGACGGGGCCTCCACTTCGTCGTGGGGCATGGTGGCATCCGCGTCGTTCCCCCCGCTCGGGCTCACGAGCGCCAACTCTTCGAATTCATGGGTAGCGCCGTCTCGACCGAGAAGCCCAAGGGGGTCGCCATCCGCGAGATCGCCCACGAGCTGCGTCGCCATCGTCGGCCGCAGGGCAAGATTCTCGTCGTCGGGGGGCCGGCCATCGTTCACACGGGCAGTGGCGGGCATCTCTGCCAATTGATTCGTCATGGCTACGTCGATGTCTTGTTCGCCGGCAATGCACTGGCCACGCACGATATCGAGCAGGCCATGTTCGGTACGAGCCTGGGGGTGAGTCTCGATCGGGGCGAATCGGCCGATCGGGGACACGAGCATCACCTGCGGGCGATCAATCGCATTCGCCGCGCGGGAGGCATTCGCGAGGCCGTCGAGACCGGTCAACTGACCTCCGGCATCATGCACGACTGCGTCCGGCATGGCGTAGATTACCTGCTGGCGGGCAGCATTCGCGACGATGGCCCTCTGCCCGAGGTGATTACCGATACCCTCGTCGCGCAGCGCGAGATGCGGGCCAAGATCCGCGACGTCACGTTCTGCCTGATGATCGCCACCACGCTCCACTCGATCGCCGTGGGCAATCTGCTGCCGGCATGGGTCAAAGTGGTCTGCGTCGATATCAATCCCTCGACGGTCATCAAGCTGGGGGATCGCGGTTCGTTCCAGACCGTGGGGCTGGTGACCGACGTCGAGCCCTTCCTGCGCGAACTGCTGGCCGAGCTTCAACTGTCGACGGCCCCGGCCTAA
- a CDS encoding DUF5009 domain-containing protein — MKVARAKQSLLPERLASLDVYRGFVMFLMLGEVLSFGAVAAALPENPMWSFLEYHQSHVEWVGCSLHDLIQPSFSFIVGVALPFSIAARTAKGQTPGQMTWHAFRRALILVLLGVFLRSTYADQTRWTFEDTLTQIGLGYGFLFVLGFRAVWMQVLAFGLILVGYWGAFALYPLPGPDFDWSQTGVSPDWAENATGFAAHWNKNTNLAWAFDRWFLNLFPRAKPFEFNGGGYSTLSFIPTLATMILGLIAGEVLRFDWLRWQKVLGFVLVGAVCLAAGWASNEYGLCPSVKRIWTPSWVLESGGWCLLLLAGFYTVVDWIGFKAWAFPLTVIGMNSIVAYCLAKFEGFVSSSLHTHFGHTPFEILGTPYVPLLHGAAVLLCFWLILYWMYRQRIFVRI; from the coding sequence GTGAAAGTCGCGCGCGCGAAACAGTCCCTCCTGCCCGAGCGGCTGGCGAGCCTCGATGTCTATCGCGGCTTCGTCATGTTCCTGATGCTGGGCGAGGTCTTGAGCTTTGGCGCGGTGGCCGCGGCCCTCCCCGAGAACCCCATGTGGAGCTTTCTCGAATACCACCAGTCGCACGTCGAATGGGTCGGCTGCTCGCTGCACGACTTGATTCAGCCCTCCTTCTCGTTCATCGTCGGCGTGGCGCTCCCCTTCTCGATCGCCGCACGCACGGCCAAGGGGCAAACCCCGGGGCAGATGACGTGGCACGCCTTCCGCCGGGCCTTGATTCTCGTTTTGCTCGGCGTGTTTCTCCGCTCGACCTATGCCGACCAGACACGCTGGACCTTCGAGGACACGCTCACGCAGATTGGCCTGGGCTATGGCTTTCTCTTCGTGCTGGGATTTCGCGCCGTGTGGATGCAGGTGCTGGCGTTCGGCCTGATCTTGGTTGGCTATTGGGGGGCGTTCGCCCTCTATCCGCTGCCGGGGCCCGACTTCGACTGGAGCCAGACCGGCGTCTCGCCTGACTGGGCCGAAAACGCCACTGGCTTTGCCGCGCACTGGAACAAGAACACCAATCTCGCCTGGGCGTTCGATCGCTGGTTCTTGAACCTCTTTCCGCGCGCGAAGCCATTCGAGTTCAATGGTGGCGGCTACTCGACGCTGAGCTTCATTCCCACGCTGGCGACGATGATCCTCGGGCTAATTGCCGGCGAGGTGCTGCGCTTCGACTGGCTACGCTGGCAGAAGGTGCTCGGCTTCGTGCTCGTCGGTGCTGTCTGCCTGGCGGCCGGCTGGGCCTCGAACGAGTACGGCCTCTGCCCCTCGGTGAAGCGCATCTGGACGCCGAGTTGGGTGCTTGAAAGTGGCGGCTGGTGCCTGCTGCTTCTAGCCGGCTTCTACACGGTCGTCGACTGGATCGGTTTCAAAGCCTGGGCCTTCCCGCTCACCGTGATCGGCATGAACTCGATCGTGGCCTACTGCCTGGCCAAGTTCGAAGGTTTTGTGAGCAGCAGCCTGCACACTCACTTCGGCCACACCCCATTCGAGATCCTGGGCACGCCCTACGTGCCACTCCTGCACGGAGCGGCCGTACTGCTCTGCTTCTGGCTGATTCTCTACTGGATGTACCGGCAGAGGATCTTTGTGAGGATTTGA
- a CDS encoding Gfo/Idh/MocA family oxidoreductase: MQPLDRRRFLQQSTQAGLGLAAAGAIWTAPRPVRAVSANEKLVLAVVGLKGRGSVLAPDFAARPDCEVAYIADVDTQWHAPRGQAVESAQGKAPRAVQDFRRALDDKSVDAVVIATPDHWHALATIWACQAGKHVYVEKPASHSPWEGRKMVEAARKYDRVVQLGTQNRSAPYNKSAKQYIDSGKLGKIQLVRVYNQKGWGNVPAVPNSEAASTLDYDMWTGPAPQAAYNTVEHGTWNHFWKFSGGDIINDGVHQMDLARWMIGRDYPKSVYAVGGRYEPGALDTPDTQVATYDYGDLLLTFELTLNTPYMIKSDAELRDSDDFPHWPQNAERIEIYGSEGLMVLGRHGCGWQVFTRPHQRKPVVVAADNGPFPDPEHKQDFCDAIREHRRPSADIEEGHKSTLLCQYANISYRLGGEKLLIDPATETCVDNDRANALLKREYRAPYVVPEQV; encoded by the coding sequence ATGCAGCCGCTCGATCGACGCCGATTCTTGCAGCAATCGACCCAAGCCGGCCTGGGACTCGCCGCGGCTGGGGCGATCTGGACGGCGCCCCGCCCAGTGCGGGCCGTTTCGGCGAACGAGAAGCTGGTGCTGGCGGTCGTGGGGCTCAAGGGACGCGGTAGCGTGCTAGCCCCCGATTTTGCCGCGCGGCCCGATTGCGAGGTGGCCTACATCGCCGATGTCGATACGCAATGGCATGCGCCGCGGGGCCAGGCGGTCGAAAGTGCGCAGGGTAAAGCCCCCCGGGCCGTGCAAGATTTCCGCCGCGCGCTCGACGACAAATCGGTCGATGCCGTCGTGATTGCCACCCCCGATCACTGGCACGCCTTGGCCACGATTTGGGCCTGCCAGGCGGGCAAGCACGTGTACGTCGAGAAACCGGCCAGCCACAGTCCCTGGGAAGGGCGTAAGATGGTCGAGGCCGCGCGCAAGTACGATCGAGTCGTGCAGCTCGGCACTCAGAATCGCAGCGCCCCCTACAACAAGAGCGCCAAGCAATACATCGACTCGGGCAAGCTCGGCAAGATTCAACTCGTCCGCGTCTACAACCAGAAGGGCTGGGGCAACGTGCCGGCGGTGCCCAACAGCGAGGCCGCCTCAACGCTCGACTATGACATGTGGACCGGACCCGCGCCACAGGCAGCTTACAACACGGTCGAGCACGGCACGTGGAATCACTTCTGGAAGTTTTCGGGGGGCGACATCATCAACGACGGCGTCCATCAGATGGATCTGGCGCGGTGGATGATCGGCCGCGACTATCCGAAGTCGGTCTATGCCGTCGGGGGACGCTACGAGCCGGGGGCCCTCGATACGCCCGACACGCAGGTCGCCACGTACGATTACGGCGATCTGCTGCTCACCTTCGAGCTGACGCTGAACACGCCCTACATGATCAAGAGCGATGCCGAGCTGCGCGACAGCGACGATTTTCCGCACTGGCCGCAGAACGCCGAACGGATCGAGATCTACGGTAGCGAAGGTCTGATGGTGCTGGGGCGTCACGGCTGCGGTTGGCAAGTCTTTACCCGACCGCACCAGCGCAAGCCCGTCGTCGTGGCAGCGGACAATGGTCCCTTCCCCGACCCCGAGCACAAGCAGGACTTCTGCGACGCGATTCGCGAGCATCGTCGGCCGAGCGCCGATATCGAAGAAGGACACAAGAGCACGCTCTTGTGCCAATACGCCAACATCAGTTATCGCCTGGGGGGCGAAAAGCTGCTGATCGATCCGGCTACCGAAACGTGCGTCGACAACGATCGGGCCAATGCGCTGCTCAAACGCGAGTACCGGGCGCCGTACGTCGTGCCCGAGCAGGTCTAA
- a CDS encoding Gfo/Idh/MocA family oxidoreductase, which translates to MHQLRAGMVGLGMIFDETYRPFFEQTHRAGLYDPAFGLVEVPLVAVASKTGHRAEDYRRSAGDRIAPFTSVTEPASIGKLLSSEVDFVCVATPDDRHFAASKAVLEAGKHLLVEKPSVLTLAELDELQSIAERNNVLAKVVYHKLLDPDHKKLRTLVADGLLQHVNNGYCTLLEPKSISGSQFAEWIVGRNPGTYVAVHYIKLIDFTFGGRLKSVSCTGQRGLVGPADGPTWDSTQLRMIYAYDDGREAAFDIHTSWVTPDNFPGYVEQEVQFRFDNGVWNGHSRKRGIECTIEGRTPHEIKTTINNHYNGRFLEPWGERSQRGYGIEVLERFVREVAHVEFGGPASERPTRLAAARELSYNDLASDRQTVATVEAMEAILASHVAGRPNAIVEVNHKAGGLVLFEPGSAEGKVLYSGRV; encoded by the coding sequence GTGCATCAATTGCGCGCCGGCATGGTCGGCCTGGGGATGATCTTCGACGAGACCTACCGACCCTTTTTCGAGCAGACGCACCGCGCCGGTCTCTACGATCCCGCGTTCGGCCTGGTCGAGGTGCCGCTGGTGGCCGTGGCCAGCAAGACCGGGCACCGCGCGGAGGACTATCGCCGCTCGGCGGGGGACCGCATCGCGCCCTTTACAAGCGTCACCGAGCCCGCTTCGATCGGCAAGCTGCTCTCGAGCGAGGTCGATTTCGTCTGCGTGGCGACGCCCGACGACCGCCATTTTGCCGCCTCGAAGGCCGTGCTCGAGGCGGGCAAGCACCTGCTGGTCGAAAAGCCCTCGGTCCTGACGCTGGCCGAGCTGGACGAGTTGCAATCGATCGCCGAGCGAAACAACGTGCTGGCCAAGGTGGTCTATCACAAGCTGCTCGACCCCGACCACAAGAAGCTCCGCACGCTGGTGGCCGATGGACTTCTCCAGCACGTGAACAACGGTTACTGCACGTTGCTCGAGCCGAAATCGATCTCCGGCAGCCAGTTTGCCGAATGGATCGTGGGTCGCAATCCCGGCACCTACGTGGCGGTACACTACATCAAGCTGATCGATTTTACGTTTGGTGGACGCTTGAAGTCGGTCTCGTGTACCGGTCAGCGCGGCCTGGTCGGTCCGGCCGATGGCCCGACGTGGGATTCAACGCAGTTGCGCATGATCTACGCCTACGACGATGGGCGCGAGGCGGCCTTCGACATCCACACCAGTTGGGTCACGCCCGACAATTTTCCCGGCTATGTCGAGCAGGAAGTGCAGTTCCGTTTCGACAACGGGGTGTGGAACGGTCACAGCCGCAAGCGGGGCATCGAGTGTACGATCGAAGGGCGCACGCCGCACGAGATCAAGACGACGATCAACAACCACTACAACGGCCGTTTCCTCGAGCCGTGGGGCGAACGCTCGCAGCGCGGCTACGGCATCGAGGTGCTCGAACGCTTCGTCCGCGAGGTGGCGCACGTCGAATTCGGCGGCCCGGCGAGCGAGCGGCCCACTCGCTTAGCAGCGGCCCGCGAGCTGTCCTACAACGATCTGGCGTCCGACCGGCAGACAGTGGCCACGGTCGAGGCGATGGAAGCCATCCTCGCCAGTCACGTCGCGGGCAGGCCAAACGCCATCGTCGAAGTGAACCACAAGGCGGGTGGCCTCGTCCTCTTCGAGCCAGGTTCCGCCGAAGGAAAAGTTCTCTACTCCGGCCGCGTTTGA
- a CDS encoding aminotransferase class III-fold pyridoxal phosphate-dependent enzyme — protein MSNVAANSAVKVIEHPGEDRSNEIRRRLAAAEPASLRTFTPSLAVLARSAGCYHWTPEGRKLADFTSGVLVTNLGHNPTRWWRRVLDYLGSTSAPTDGEFFQAVTLSAYNALTELEVQASERLLANLKSQPGGARCEQVMWAASGSEAIQKALWAALDRRPGQDRMLATRAGFHGKKGLAGAVTGTENDPDRDPRVRFISFPTTDCGSVARRKKPLDLAPYEAELNAAHAELGDRICALITEPYLGGGGSYHPQKEYIQLLARFCRQHDIIFILDEVQANFGRTGSMFAFTEYGVEPDVVVLGKGLGNGVPVSAAVGRADLFANMHYGEASDTWSANPLASAAVLATLDEFESTGVLAHLRELSRVIETGLCRLEELDAVEAVRGEGVVWGVECAGVGSRSANEVALACVEACYRGDATGRAIHLLGPLAGKVLRVSPPLVMDLDEARLYLDVMYDIISDVGRRLA, from the coding sequence ATGAGCAACGTCGCGGCGAATTCGGCGGTCAAGGTGATCGAGCATCCGGGCGAAGATCGGTCGAACGAGATTCGTCGTCGGCTCGCGGCGGCCGAGCCCGCGAGCTTGCGAACCTTCACGCCCAGCCTGGCGGTCCTCGCCCGCAGCGCCGGCTGTTATCACTGGACGCCCGAGGGACGCAAGCTGGCCGATTTCACCTCGGGCGTGCTGGTGACGAACCTGGGGCACAATCCGACTCGCTGGTGGCGGCGCGTGCTCGATTATCTCGGTTCGACAAGCGCCCCGACCGATGGCGAGTTCTTCCAGGCCGTCACGCTCAGTGCCTACAACGCCTTGACCGAGCTCGAGGTGCAGGCCTCCGAGCGATTGCTCGCGAATTTGAAGAGCCAGCCGGGCGGCGCTCGCTGCGAACAGGTTATGTGGGCCGCCAGCGGGAGCGAGGCGATTCAAAAAGCCCTCTGGGCCGCGCTCGATCGCCGGCCGGGGCAGGATCGCATGCTCGCCACCCGGGCAGGCTTTCACGGCAAGAAGGGGCTGGCCGGCGCGGTGACCGGAACCGAGAACGATCCCGATCGCGATCCCCGCGTGCGGTTCATCAGCTTTCCCACGACCGATTGCGGCAGCGTCGCGCGGCGCAAGAAGCCGCTCGATCTGGCGCCGTACGAGGCAGAGTTGAACGCGGCGCACGCGGAACTGGGGGATCGGATCTGCGCTTTGATTACCGAGCCCTATCTCGGCGGCGGCGGCTCCTATCACCCGCAGAAGGAATACATCCAACTCCTCGCACGCTTTTGCCGGCAGCACGACATCATCTTCATCCTCGACGAAGTGCAGGCCAACTTCGGCCGCACCGGCTCGATGTTCGCCTTCACGGAATATGGCGTCGAGCCCGATGTTGTCGTGTTGGGCAAGGGGCTGGGCAATGGCGTGCCGGTGAGCGCCGCCGTCGGCCGCGCCGACCTCTTCGCCAACATGCACTACGGTGAAGCCTCGGACACGTGGAGCGCCAATCCGCTCGCCTCGGCGGCGGTGTTGGCCACGCTCGACGAGTTCGAATCGACCGGCGTGCTCGCGCACCTGCGCGAGTTGTCGCGCGTGATCGAAACGGGACTCTGCCGTCTCGAAGAACTCGACGCCGTCGAGGCCGTGCGCGGCGAAGGGGTCGTCTGGGGCGTCGAGTGCGCCGGCGTGGGGAGCCGATCCGCCAACGAAGTGGCGCTGGCTTGCGTCGAGGCCTGCTACCGGGGCGACGCCACCGGGCGGGCGATCCACCTGCTCGGCCCCCTGGCAGGCAAGGTGCTACGCGTGAGCCCGCCCTTGGTGATGGATCTCGACGAGGCGCGACTCTATCTCGATGTGATGTACGACATCATCTCGGACGTCGGCCGCAGGCTCGCCTAG
- the solA gene encoding N-methyl-L-tryptophan oxidase — protein sequence MPTYDAIVLGTGGVGSAALFELARRGQRVLGLDRFPTAHDRGSSHGSTRLIRQAYFEHSDYVPLVLRAYERWAELAARRGQTLLHETGLLQIGPARGVVLSGVRASARRHGLFIDELSPAELRARFPQFNAPTPLSGIFERRAGCLLVEECVRAHLEEAIRLGAEHRTGVSARAWRRQGSGVVVDTDAGPFEAARLVIAAGPWTSQVLADLGLPLVVRRKSVFWYEAPPEHFTRAAGFPAFLVEDEAGIFYGFPSFDADGLKVAEHTGGHRVVDPLMVNREIDADEEQRVRMFLQRYLPAVSDTRTRHSVCMYTLSPDEHFIIDRHPACEAVFFCAGLSGHGFKFTSVLGEALADLAVDGHTSLPIEFLSLARLRAVRPNS from the coding sequence ATGCCCACCTACGATGCCATCGTGCTCGGAACTGGCGGAGTCGGCAGTGCGGCGCTCTTCGAACTGGCCCGGCGCGGCCAGCGCGTGCTGGGGCTCGATCGCTTTCCAACCGCTCACGACCGGGGGAGCTCGCACGGTTCGACCCGCTTGATCCGGCAGGCGTACTTCGAGCATTCCGACTACGTGCCGCTGGTCTTGCGAGCTTATGAACGCTGGGCCGAGCTCGCGGCCCGGCGCGGACAAACGCTCTTGCATGAGACGGGGCTGCTGCAGATCGGCCCGGCCCGGGGCGTCGTCCTCTCGGGCGTGCGTGCGAGTGCCCGCCGGCATGGTCTCTTCATCGATGAGCTTTCACCCGCCGAGCTACGCGCGCGATTCCCTCAATTTAACGCTCCCACGCCGCTCTCCGGCATCTTCGAGCGTCGCGCCGGATGTCTGCTGGTCGAGGAATGCGTGCGAGCCCATCTGGAGGAGGCGATCCGTCTCGGGGCCGAGCATCGTACCGGGGTGTCCGCGCGCGCCTGGCGCCGGCAAGGTTCGGGCGTCGTCGTCGACACGGACGCCGGCCCGTTCGAGGCGGCTCGGCTGGTGATTGCCGCCGGACCCTGGACCTCGCAGGTACTCGCGGACTTGGGCCTGCCGCTAGTCGTGCGGCGCAAGAGCGTCTTCTGGTACGAGGCGCCCCCCGAGCATTTCACGCGCGCGGCAGGATTCCCGGCCTTCCTGGTCGAGGACGAGGCAGGGATCTTCTACGGCTTTCCGAGCTTCGATGCCGACGGGCTGAAGGTGGCCGAGCATACCGGCGGGCATCGCGTCGTCGATCCACTGATGGTAAATCGAGAGATCGACGCGGACGAAGAACAGCGCGTGCGCATGTTCCTCCAACGTTACCTGCCGGCGGTAAGCGACACACGCACCCGGCACTCGGTCTGCATGTATACGCTCTCGCCCGACGAGCACTTTATCATCGATCGGCACCCCGCCTGCGAGGCCGTCTTCTTTTGTGCCGGCCTGTCGGGGCACGGATTCAAGTTCACCTCGGTCTTGGGCGAGGCGTTGGCCGATCTGGCAGTCGACGGGCACACGTCGCTCCCCATCGAGTTCCTCTCGCTGGCGAGACTGCGAGCAGTGCGACCGAATAGTTAA
- a CDS encoding alpha/beta hydrolase: MPDPKLAAVIRMLRSRPIPPHPDLAFFRANFDQMMSEVRHNKLIAHEAALLGGVAGEWIGSDNTIPGRILLYLHGGAYVIGSVAGYRELVLRLATACAARAFAVDYRLAPEHPFPAAVDDAVAAYRGLLESGVEPRRIAIAGDSAGGGLTLATLVALRDSGISLPGAGVLLSPWVDLECRGESMTTRGAVDPMILRDPLLQMASMYLAGADPRTPLASPLYADLAGLPPLLIQVGTCEMLFDDSTRIAARAEKAGLDVRCTIYEEMIHVWHLFPLLDGTRRAIAEIGQFVNDRL; encoded by the coding sequence ATGCCCGACCCCAAGCTCGCTGCCGTCATCCGGATGTTGCGTTCGCGGCCGATACCACCCCATCCGGATCTGGCGTTCTTTCGCGCGAACTTCGACCAGATGATGTCCGAGGTACGACACAACAAGCTCATCGCGCACGAAGCGGCGTTACTAGGGGGAGTGGCCGGCGAGTGGATCGGCTCCGACAACACGATCCCGGGCCGCATCCTGCTCTACCTGCACGGTGGCGCCTACGTGATCGGCTCGGTGGCGGGATATCGCGAGCTGGTACTACGCTTGGCCACGGCATGCGCGGCGCGTGCGTTTGCCGTCGATTATCGTCTTGCGCCGGAACATCCCTTTCCCGCCGCCGTCGACGACGCCGTGGCGGCGTATCGCGGCCTCTTGGAGTCGGGCGTCGAGCCACGTCGGATCGCCATCGCGGGGGATTCGGCCGGTGGCGGACTGACGCTCGCCACGCTCGTGGCGCTGCGTGACTCGGGCATCTCCTTGCCGGGGGCCGGAGTGCTGCTTTCCCCCTGGGTCGACCTCGAATGCCGCGGCGAATCGATGACGACGAGGGGGGCGGTCGACCCGATGATCTTGCGCGACCCGTTGCTTCAGATGGCCTCGATGTATTTGGCAGGGGCCGATCCTCGTACGCCCCTGGCGTCGCCACTCTATGCCGATCTAGCCGGCCTGCCGCCGCTGTTGATTCAGGTCGGAACGTGCGAAATGCTCTTCGACGATTCGACGCGGATCGCTGCACGAGCCGAAAAGGCCGGCCTCGACGTGCGGTGTACGATCTACGAAGAGATGATCCACGTCTGGCACTTATTCCCGCTGCTCGACGGGACCCGACGGGCGATCGCCGAAATTGGTCAGTTCGTCAACGATCGTCTCTGA